One Malania oleifera isolate guangnan ecotype guangnan chromosome 10, ASM2987363v1, whole genome shotgun sequence genomic region harbors:
- the LOC131166450 gene encoding uncharacterized protein LOC131166450 isoform X1 — MSPALDKEPGELRQCPVAWALNLPFQASASDTLIVSAGHVGDSFGQSCASSSHKLEGGVDDVEIIDMFSLPSCPSPAGLIHLDGYQPMPYPQNCHYQESAAAAMPRQEKVREMETSTIFSNEEPGMLQHSPAAWTLNLPFQASAGDGANGGHVSDSFGQSRATSHKFEEGDDNFKIINKPPLAYRPYPQNCYYQESAAVAMPWGEEEKPGKLWSSLVVCAMNLPFQASAGDSVNVGHSATGKRKWLASTPLAKNTSLASIPSKLRSCALGLGDAMSIELTTSELSKVKADDNNKRRRMLSNCEPAKGRKRRNEEPMKELVIKDLAMQVAELKAEKDSWSKHRKNEGEKYQQVATSETQVLKAKIDSINAKIEEMGANVAELKAEKESLSKSLTGDGEKYQITTAEIEEMRANSAAMGANVRKLADMVQSLKGFNPAPCPVSDVPSTGVPFVNGQSDVPIDASVPTQLGTNCSDHQLVPDTTYAPCVQRPSNMFHCNTPAVPAADSEKIDAKGNKKGQTSISSAPD; from the exons ATGTCACCGGCTCTCG ACAAAGAACCTGGAGAGCTACGGCAATGCCCAGTGGCATGGGCGTTGAACCTGCCGTTCCAGGCTTCTGCCAGTGACACTCTGATTGTTAGTGCTGGTCATGTCGGTGACTCGTTTGGCCAGTCCTGTGCTTCTTCTTCTCATAAGCTTGAAGGAGGAGTTGACGATGTTGAGATCATTGATATGTTTTCTCTGCCATCATGTCCATCTCCCGCGGGTTTGATTCATTTGGATGGCTACCAACCAATGCCATACCCCCAAAACTGCCACTATCAGGAATCTGCTGCAGCTGCCATGCCTCGG caagagaaagtgagagagatggagacgagtactattttctcaaatgaagaaCCTGGAATGCTACAGCATTCTCCAGCGGCGTGGACATTGAACCTGCCATTCCAGGCTTCTGCTGGTGATGGTGCGAATGGTGGCCATGTGAGTGACTCTTTTGGACAGTCTCGTGCCACTTCTCATAAGTTTGAAGAAGGAGATGACAATTTTAAGATCATTAATAAGCCTCCTCTGGCATACAGGCCATACCCACAAAACTGCTACTATCAGGAATCTGCTGCAGTTGCAATGCCTTGG GGAGAGGAAGAGAAACCTGGAAAACTATGGAGTTCTCTGGTGGTTTGTGCGATGAACCTGCCATTCCAGGCTTCTGCCGGTGACAGTGTGAATGTTGGCCAT TCAGCTACTGGAAAACGAAAATGGCTGGCCTCAACTCCTTTGGCTAAAAACACTTCACTCGCTTCAATACCTTCAAAGCTACGATCCTGTGCTCTCG GACTTGGTGATGCTATGTCTATAGAACTGACAACAAGTGAGTTATCAAAAGTCAAAGCAGATGATAATAATAAACGTAGGAG GATGCTGTCCAACTGTGAGCCTGCCAAAGGTAGGAAAAGAAGAAACGAAGAGCCTATGAAAGAACTTGTGATTAAAGATCTTGCAATGCAG GTTGCAGAGCTCAAGGCTGAAAAAGATTCATGGTCCAAGCATCGCAAAAATGAAGGTGAAAAGTACCAGCAGGTTGCAACTTCTGAAACTCAAGTTTTAAAAGCTAAGATTGACTCAATAAATGCCAAAATTGAGGAAATGGGAGCAAAC GTTGCAGAGCTCAAGGCTGAAAAAGAGTCATTGTCCAAGTCTCTCACAGGTGATGGTGAAAAGTACCAGATTACAACTGCTGAAATTGAGGAAATGAGAGCCAACAGTGCAGCGATGGGAGCAAAC GTGAGGAAGCTTGCAGATATGGTTCAAAGTTTGAAAGGCTTCAACCCCGCCCCCTGTCCCGTGTCTGATGTACCTAGCACCGGTGTGCCATTTGTCAATGGGCAGTCTGATGTTCCAATCGATGCTTCTGTCCCAACACAACTTGGCACAAACTGCTCTGACCATCAACTAGTTCCTGATACTACATATGCTCCATGCGTCCAAAGACCAAGCAATATGTTTCACTGCAATACCCCTGCTGTCCCAGCTGCTGACAGCGAGAAGATCGATGCTAAAGGAAACAAGAAGGGCCAAACATCTATCTCTAGTGCCCCTGATTGA
- the LOC131166450 gene encoding uncharacterized protein LOC131166450 isoform X2 produces the protein MSPALDKEPGELRQCPVAWALNLPFQASASDTLIVSAGHVGDSFGQSCASSSHKLEGGVDDVEIIDMFSLPSCPSPAGLIHLDGYQPMPYPQNCHYQESAAAAMPRQEKVREMETSTIFSNEEPGMLQHSPAAWTLNLPFQASAGDGANGGHVSDSFGQSRATSHKFEEGDDNFKIINKPPLAYRPYPQNCYYQESAAVAMPWGEEEKPGKLWSSLVVCAMNLPFQASAGDSVNVGHSATGKRKWLASTPLAKNTSLASIPSKLRSCALGLGDAMSIELTTSELSKVKADDNNKRRRMLSNCEPAKGRKRRNEEPMKELVIKDLAMQVAELKAEKDSWSKHRKNEGEKYQQVAELKAEKESLSKSLTGDGEKYQITTAEIEEMRANSAAMGANVRKLADMVQSLKGFNPAPCPVSDVPSTGVPFVNGQSDVPIDASVPTQLGTNCSDHQLVPDTTYAPCVQRPSNMFHCNTPAVPAADSEKIDAKGNKKGQTSISSAPD, from the exons ATGTCACCGGCTCTCG ACAAAGAACCTGGAGAGCTACGGCAATGCCCAGTGGCATGGGCGTTGAACCTGCCGTTCCAGGCTTCTGCCAGTGACACTCTGATTGTTAGTGCTGGTCATGTCGGTGACTCGTTTGGCCAGTCCTGTGCTTCTTCTTCTCATAAGCTTGAAGGAGGAGTTGACGATGTTGAGATCATTGATATGTTTTCTCTGCCATCATGTCCATCTCCCGCGGGTTTGATTCATTTGGATGGCTACCAACCAATGCCATACCCCCAAAACTGCCACTATCAGGAATCTGCTGCAGCTGCCATGCCTCGG caagagaaagtgagagagatggagacgagtactattttctcaaatgaagaaCCTGGAATGCTACAGCATTCTCCAGCGGCGTGGACATTGAACCTGCCATTCCAGGCTTCTGCTGGTGATGGTGCGAATGGTGGCCATGTGAGTGACTCTTTTGGACAGTCTCGTGCCACTTCTCATAAGTTTGAAGAAGGAGATGACAATTTTAAGATCATTAATAAGCCTCCTCTGGCATACAGGCCATACCCACAAAACTGCTACTATCAGGAATCTGCTGCAGTTGCAATGCCTTGG GGAGAGGAAGAGAAACCTGGAAAACTATGGAGTTCTCTGGTGGTTTGTGCGATGAACCTGCCATTCCAGGCTTCTGCCGGTGACAGTGTGAATGTTGGCCAT TCAGCTACTGGAAAACGAAAATGGCTGGCCTCAACTCCTTTGGCTAAAAACACTTCACTCGCTTCAATACCTTCAAAGCTACGATCCTGTGCTCTCG GACTTGGTGATGCTATGTCTATAGAACTGACAACAAGTGAGTTATCAAAAGTCAAAGCAGATGATAATAATAAACGTAGGAG GATGCTGTCCAACTGTGAGCCTGCCAAAGGTAGGAAAAGAAGAAACGAAGAGCCTATGAAAGAACTTGTGATTAAAGATCTTGCAATGCAG GTTGCAGAGCTCAAGGCTGAAAAAGATTCATGGTCCAAGCATCGCAAAAATGAAGGTGAAAAGTACCAGCAG GTTGCAGAGCTCAAGGCTGAAAAAGAGTCATTGTCCAAGTCTCTCACAGGTGATGGTGAAAAGTACCAGATTACAACTGCTGAAATTGAGGAAATGAGAGCCAACAGTGCAGCGATGGGAGCAAAC GTGAGGAAGCTTGCAGATATGGTTCAAAGTTTGAAAGGCTTCAACCCCGCCCCCTGTCCCGTGTCTGATGTACCTAGCACCGGTGTGCCATTTGTCAATGGGCAGTCTGATGTTCCAATCGATGCTTCTGTCCCAACACAACTTGGCACAAACTGCTCTGACCATCAACTAGTTCCTGATACTACATATGCTCCATGCGTCCAAAGACCAAGCAATATGTTTCACTGCAATACCCCTGCTGTCCCAGCTGCTGACAGCGAGAAGATCGATGCTAAAGGAAACAAGAAGGGCCAAACATCTATCTCTAGTGCCCCTGATTGA
- the LOC131166450 gene encoding uncharacterized protein LOC131166450 isoform X3, translating to MFSLPSCPSPAGLIHLDGYQPMPYPQNCHYQESAAAAMPRQEKVREMETSTIFSNEEPGMLQHSPAAWTLNLPFQASAGDGANGGHVSDSFGQSRATSHKFEEGDDNFKIINKPPLAYRPYPQNCYYQESAAVAMPWGEEEKPGKLWSSLVVCAMNLPFQASAGDSVNVGHSATGKRKWLASTPLAKNTSLASIPSKLRSCALGLGDAMSIELTTSELSKVKADDNNKRRRMLSNCEPAKGRKRRNEEPMKELVIKDLAMQVAELKAEKDSWSKHRKNEGEKYQQVATSETQVLKAKIDSINAKIEEMGANVAELKAEKESLSKSLTGDGEKYQITTAEIEEMRANSAAMGANVRKLADMVQSLKGFNPAPCPVSDVPSTGVPFVNGQSDVPIDASVPTQLGTNCSDHQLVPDTTYAPCVQRPSNMFHCNTPAVPAADSEKIDAKGNKKGQTSISSAPD from the exons ATGTTTTCTCTGCCATCATGTCCATCTCCCGCGGGTTTGATTCATTTGGATGGCTACCAACCAATGCCATACCCCCAAAACTGCCACTATCAGGAATCTGCTGCAGCTGCCATGCCTCGG caagagaaagtgagagagatggagacgagtactattttctcaaatgaagaaCCTGGAATGCTACAGCATTCTCCAGCGGCGTGGACATTGAACCTGCCATTCCAGGCTTCTGCTGGTGATGGTGCGAATGGTGGCCATGTGAGTGACTCTTTTGGACAGTCTCGTGCCACTTCTCATAAGTTTGAAGAAGGAGATGACAATTTTAAGATCATTAATAAGCCTCCTCTGGCATACAGGCCATACCCACAAAACTGCTACTATCAGGAATCTGCTGCAGTTGCAATGCCTTGG GGAGAGGAAGAGAAACCTGGAAAACTATGGAGTTCTCTGGTGGTTTGTGCGATGAACCTGCCATTCCAGGCTTCTGCCGGTGACAGTGTGAATGTTGGCCAT TCAGCTACTGGAAAACGAAAATGGCTGGCCTCAACTCCTTTGGCTAAAAACACTTCACTCGCTTCAATACCTTCAAAGCTACGATCCTGTGCTCTCG GACTTGGTGATGCTATGTCTATAGAACTGACAACAAGTGAGTTATCAAAAGTCAAAGCAGATGATAATAATAAACGTAGGAG GATGCTGTCCAACTGTGAGCCTGCCAAAGGTAGGAAAAGAAGAAACGAAGAGCCTATGAAAGAACTTGTGATTAAAGATCTTGCAATGCAG GTTGCAGAGCTCAAGGCTGAAAAAGATTCATGGTCCAAGCATCGCAAAAATGAAGGTGAAAAGTACCAGCAGGTTGCAACTTCTGAAACTCAAGTTTTAAAAGCTAAGATTGACTCAATAAATGCCAAAATTGAGGAAATGGGAGCAAAC GTTGCAGAGCTCAAGGCTGAAAAAGAGTCATTGTCCAAGTCTCTCACAGGTGATGGTGAAAAGTACCAGATTACAACTGCTGAAATTGAGGAAATGAGAGCCAACAGTGCAGCGATGGGAGCAAAC GTGAGGAAGCTTGCAGATATGGTTCAAAGTTTGAAAGGCTTCAACCCCGCCCCCTGTCCCGTGTCTGATGTACCTAGCACCGGTGTGCCATTTGTCAATGGGCAGTCTGATGTTCCAATCGATGCTTCTGTCCCAACACAACTTGGCACAAACTGCTCTGACCATCAACTAGTTCCTGATACTACATATGCTCCATGCGTCCAAAGACCAAGCAATATGTTTCACTGCAATACCCCTGCTGTCCCAGCTGCTGACAGCGAGAAGATCGATGCTAAAGGAAACAAGAAGGGCCAAACATCTATCTCTAGTGCCCCTGATTGA